The Thermodesulfovibrio thiophilus DSM 17215 nucleotide sequence TTAAGTTCATCAATAGCTTCAAGGTTTTCTTCATTATTAAAGAACTGTTCAATTGCTCGGGCAGTTTTTTCTCCAATCTGTGGAATTTTAATAAGTTGCTCCATCTTAACATGGTACAGATCTTCAATTGTTCTGAAATGTTCAGCAAGAAGTTTTGCAGCATACTCGCCAACCTGACTGATTCCAAGAGCATAGATGAATCTGGCAAGAGTTGTTCTCTTGCTGCGCTCAATGGCTTCAATTAGTTTTTTTGATGAAAGTTCGGCAAAGCCTGGAAGATCTCTCAGGTGATCCTGTTTTAGTTTATAAATATCTACAAAATTTTTTATTAGTCCTCTCTCATGAAGAAGTGATACTGTTTTATCTCCTAATCCTTCAATATTCATTGCTCTTCTTGATGCAAAATGCTTTATACGTTCTTCAACCTGTGCAGGACAGTTAAGGTTAATGCATTTAAGAGCAACCTCACCTGGTTCTCTAACGATCTTTGCCCCGCATATTGGGCAGTGTGCTGGAGCCTCCGGTTCAGTTTCATTGCCTGTTCTACGATCAATAACAACTCCGATTATATGTGGAATTACTTCACCTGCTCTTTCAACAATGACGTAGTCTCCAATTTTGATATTCTTTCTTTTTATCTCATCCCAGTTGTGAAGTGTAGACTTTGATACAGTGACTCCGCCAATTCTTACAGGCTCAAGAATTGCAACAGGTGTTATAACTCCTGTTCGTCCAACACTGGATAAAATATTAATAAGTCTTGTGATACCCTGGTGTGCCGGGTATTTATAGGCAATGGCCCATCTTGGCTCTCTTGTTTTTGTTCCGAGACGCTTCTGAAGCTCAAAATCGTTGACTTTAACAACTGCTCCATCAGTTTCAAAAGGATATGTCTGACGTATTCTTTCAAGTTCTTTTATGGCATTTATTACTTCATCAACTCCTCTTGCAATTTTAATATATGCTGGAATAGGAAATCGTGCTTTACGTAGCCATTCTATAAAATCAAACTGAGATTTAATTTCTATTCCAGAATAGTAACCAATTCCATAGCATGCCATATGAAGTTTTCTTCTGGCTGTGATAGAAGGATCAAGTTGACGCACGGAGCCTGATGCTGCATTTCTCGGGTTTGCAAAAACAGGCTCTCCGCGTTCCTGTCGTTCTTTATTTATCCTTTCAAACTCATCAATATTCATGTAAACTTCGCCTCTTATGTCAATCTCATCAGGAACTTTATCCACTCCTTCAATTCTCAATGGAATTGCTTTTATCGTTTTAATGTTCTGAGTAATGTCTTCACCGACATATCCATCACCACGAGTACCCGCTTTAAAAAAAACTCCATTTTTGTAGGAAAGTTCAACTGCAAGGC carries:
- the ligA gene encoding NAD-dependent DNA ligase LigA, with the translated sequence MKEIPEEIKKEIEKLVKELNYHNYRYYVLDSPVISDEEYDMMLRRLKELEEQWGYILPDSPTQRVGASPSEKFEKVEHREPMLSLDNAFSIEELREFDARIKRLLGTNESIEYTVEPKYDGLAVELSYKNGVFFKAGTRGDGYVGEDITQNIKTIKAIPLRIEGVDKVPDEIDIRGEVYMNIDEFERINKERQERGEPVFANPRNAASGSVRQLDPSITARRKLHMACYGIGYYSGIEIKSQFDFIEWLRKARFPIPAYIKIARGVDEVINAIKELERIRQTYPFETDGAVVKVNDFELQKRLGTKTREPRWAIAYKYPAHQGITRLINILSSVGRTGVITPVAILEPVRIGGVTVSKSTLHNWDEIKRKNIKIGDYVIVERAGEVIPHIIGVVIDRRTGNETEPEAPAHCPICGAKIVREPGEVALKCINLNCPAQVEERIKHFASRRAMNIEGLGDKTVSLLHERGLIKNFVDIYKLKQDHLRDLPGFAELSSKKLIEAIERSKRTTLARFIYALGISQVGEYAAKLLAEHFRTIEDLYHVKMEQLIKIPQIGEKTARAIEQFFNNEENLEAIDELKRMGLTVENPDYQEKEKPLPIKGLTFVITGTLPRPRHEVQEIIEQAGGRVSSSVSRNTDYLVVGEDPGSKLTKAQELGVKTVSFEELLKLIRQD